One segment of Thermodesulfovibrio sp. 3907-1M DNA contains the following:
- the ftsZ gene encoding cell division protein FtsZ, producing MFEIEEVERPVAKIKVIGVGGAGTNAVNTMISSGVYGVEFIAVNTDIQHLEISLAPVKVQIGKELTRGLGAGSDPELGKKSALEDRDTLLSCIEGSDLIFITAGMGGGTGTGAAPVIASLAKELGILTVAVVTKPFYFEGKKRLHNAVVGIKELKKYVDTIIIIPNDRIHMVVEKGTPLVKSFAIANDILRQAVQGISDLILSPGFINRDFADVRTIIENSGKAVIGLGTCTKQEGAAEAARRAINNPLLEETSIEGAKRILINITGGFDLTLDEVQEIAGAVYDVAHEEANIIFGTVIKSEIENEIYVTVIATGFEDKTEEINLSSTEKWMPKSSNISLKETKKIISKDINSLSSLKVDSTTRTSENQSDLEKSLSTSSINKEVDDTFETSRKETVDEKQKTQEPENSIILKEPSKEIPTDIEDEIDIPAYLRKKYKILNEKNI from the coding sequence ATGTTTGAAATTGAAGAAGTGGAAAGACCTGTGGCAAAAATAAAGGTTATAGGAGTTGGAGGAGCAGGAACAAACGCAGTAAATACTATGATTTCTTCAGGGGTTTATGGAGTTGAGTTTATAGCAGTCAATACAGACATACAGCACCTTGAAATATCCCTGGCTCCTGTAAAGGTTCAGATTGGAAAGGAGCTTACCAGAGGTCTTGGAGCAGGCTCTGACCCTGAACTTGGTAAGAAATCAGCACTGGAAGACAGAGATACGCTTCTTTCCTGTATTGAAGGTTCAGATTTAATTTTTATAACAGCTGGGATGGGTGGAGGGACAGGAACAGGTGCTGCGCCTGTGATTGCCTCTTTAGCAAAAGAGCTGGGAATATTGACAGTTGCTGTTGTTACAAAACCATTTTATTTTGAGGGTAAAAAGAGGCTTCACAATGCAGTTGTGGGAATAAAAGAACTGAAAAAATATGTGGATACAATAATTATTATCCCCAATGATAGAATTCACATGGTTGTTGAAAAGGGAACTCCTCTTGTAAAGTCTTTTGCAATTGCCAATGATATTTTAAGGCAAGCAGTCCAGGGAATTTCAGACCTGATTTTAAGTCCCGGATTTATAAACAGAGACTTTGCAGATGTAAGAACCATTATTGAAAACTCTGGGAAGGCTGTAATTGGGCTTGGAACATGCACAAAACAGGAAGGTGCAGCTGAGGCAGCCCGTAGAGCAATTAATAATCCCCTGCTTGAAGAAACATCAATAGAAGGTGCAAAAAGAATACTGATAAATATCACAGGAGGATTTGACCTCACTCTTGATGAAGTTCAGGAAATTGCTGGAGCTGTTTATGATGTTGCCCATGAAGAGGCAAACATTATTTTTGGAACTGTTATAAAGTCAGAAATAGAAAACGAGATATATGTTACAGTTATTGCAACAGGATTTGAAGACAAAACTGAGGAGATAAATTTAAGCTCCACTGAGAAGTGGATGCCAAAAAGTAGCAACATTTCCTTAAAAGAGACAAAAAAAATCATCTCAAAAGATATTAATTCTCTTTCTTCATTGAAAGTTGATTCTACAACCAGGACTTCTGAGAATCAATCAGATTTAGAAAAAAGCTTATCTACTTCCTCTATCAATAAAGAAGTTGATGATACTTTTGAGACCAGCAGAAAGGAGACTGTTGATGAAAAACAAAAAACCCAGGAGCCTGAAAACTCTATAATTCTAAAAGAGCCTTCAAAAGAGATTCCTACAGATATTGAGGATGAGATTGATATCCCTGCTTATTTGAGAAAGAAATATAAAATCCTGAATGAAAAAAATATTTGA
- the ftsA gene encoding cell division protein FtsA: protein MSEIAVIDIGTTKIAFASAKIENAKLKINFLRSYSSAGLKKGKIVDMEAMSTSIKRALQDIETTTGLKVKKAYVCVSGNDIKGMYSNAAVRVRKKEVTEQDIDLAIEAATAMRIPSDRQAVHILPVEFIVDGVNGIKDPVGMKALRLEARVYIITASSSHIQNIVTCCNKAGVEVEEIVLQSIASSEATLTEHDREIGTVVVDIGGGSTDIAVFQDGYLKHVATYGIGGNHITNDLAIGLKIPFREAERIKTQFAVAMPDVSFGTLKFKENEKEIEIVGLDKHSIKIPLNVIKEIVYARCEEILEIIKKEIDSIPLDSISSAVFTGGTSLLQGFISLAEGFLSIPARIGKPDAGLMEMAYELGLDETPFNEEEIEGIYHPEFSSTIGSFIYAIKTRDFNDSTSGFERVFNRIAMWFEKGLKKFI, encoded by the coding sequence ATGAGTGAGATTGCAGTAATAGATATTGGAACGACAAAAATAGCTTTTGCTTCAGCAAAAATTGAGAATGCAAAGCTAAAGATCAATTTTCTGAGAAGTTATTCTTCTGCTGGTTTAAAGAAAGGTAAAATAGTGGACATGGAAGCAATGAGTACTTCTATTAAAAGGGCTTTACAGGATATAGAAACCACTACAGGATTAAAGGTGAAAAAAGCTTATGTCTGTGTCTCAGGAAATGATATCAAAGGTATGTATAGTAATGCAGCAGTCAGGGTAAGAAAAAAAGAAGTGACAGAGCAAGATATTGATTTAGCTATTGAAGCAGCAACTGCTATGAGAATCCCTTCTGACAGACAGGCAGTTCATATTTTGCCTGTTGAGTTTATTGTAGATGGAGTAAATGGGATAAAAGACCCAGTTGGCATGAAGGCATTGAGGCTTGAAGCAAGGGTTTATATTATAACTGCTTCATCATCTCACATTCAGAATATTGTTACTTGCTGTAATAAAGCAGGAGTTGAAGTTGAAGAGATAGTGTTACAGAGTATAGCATCCTCTGAAGCTACTCTTACAGAACATGACAGAGAAATAGGAACTGTGGTTGTTGATATTGGTGGAGGAAGTACTGACATTGCTGTGTTTCAAGATGGCTATTTAAAGCATGTTGCAACATACGGTATCGGAGGTAATCACATTACAAATGATCTGGCAATAGGCTTAAAAATACCATTTAGAGAAGCAGAGAGAATAAAAACCCAGTTTGCAGTTGCGATGCCTGATGTAAGTTTTGGTACCTTGAAATTCAAAGAGAATGAGAAGGAGATAGAAATTGTTGGGCTGGATAAGCATTCTATAAAAATTCCTCTGAATGTAATAAAAGAAATAGTTTACGCAAGATGTGAGGAAATCCTTGAAATCATTAAAAAGGAGATTGATTCAATTCCTCTTGATTCAATATCTTCAGCAGTATTTACAGGTGGAACCTCTCTTTTGCAGGGTTTTATTTCTCTGGCTGAAGGATTTCTATCAATTCCTGCAAGAATAGGTAAACCTGATGCAGGACTCATGGAAATGGCTTATGAACTTGGTTTAGATGAGACTCCTTTTAATGAAGAAGAAATAGAAGGAATTTATCACCCTGAGTTTTCTTCAACCATAGGCAGTTTTATTTATGCAATAAAAACAAGAGATTTTAATGATTCAACTTCAGGCTTTGAAAGGGTATTTAATAGAATTGCAATGTGGTTTGAAAAAGGATTGAAAAAATTTATATAA
- a CDS encoding FtsQ-type POTRA domain-containing protein, producing the protein MKNKKWIILVGVFFVLMVAFLYSEGLTVKRIVIIGNKHLNEKEIKSIIGIKEGSSVIYPSSKSLYERLKKTPWIKDAIVRKDLNGTITIYIKESSPVAVAIFNEKAYLIDYEAQVLEDFTQEIQASQNPKPLLLPVIKNIDPFKNRETIEEAVKLLNFINNKGFIKPEDEVTITGNNPDTLTLYINDFPIIVGKGDFEIKFAKYLIVNAEIQKRGLQVQYVDLRFPDRVIVKPVQ; encoded by the coding sequence ATGAAGAATAAGAAGTGGATAATTCTCGTGGGAGTTTTTTTCGTTTTAATGGTAGCATTTTTATATTCTGAAGGACTTACTGTAAAGCGTATTGTAATTATTGGCAACAAACATCTTAATGAAAAAGAAATCAAATCAATCATAGGCATAAAAGAGGGAAGTTCTGTGATTTATCCATCATCTAAGAGCTTATACGAAAGACTAAAAAAAACGCCGTGGATAAAAGATGCGATAGTAAGGAAAGATTTAAATGGCACAATAACTATTTATATAAAAGAATCCAGTCCAGTTGCTGTTGCCATTTTTAATGAAAAAGCCTATTTAATTGATTATGAAGCTCAGGTTCTTGAGGATTTTACGCAAGAGATTCAGGCATCACAGAATCCTAAGCCTTTGTTACTGCCAGTTATAAAAAATATTGATCCCTTTAAAAACAGGGAGACTATTGAAGAAGCTGTGAAGTTACTGAATTTTATTAACAATAAGGGCTTTATAAAACCTGAAGATGAAGTAACCATAACAGGCAATAATCCAGATACTCTTACTCTTTACATAAATGATTTTCCAATTATTGTAGGTAAGGGAGACTTTGAGATAAAGTTTGCCAAGTATCTCATTGTTAATGCTGAAATTCAAAAAAGAGGGTTACAGGTGCAATACGTTGATTTAAGGTTTCCTGATAGAGTAATAGTAAAGCCAGTTCAGTAG